The Leadbetterella byssophila DSM 17132 DNA window TCCAGGTATCCGAAATCATCCATAGAACTATTGTAAGGCAGTCCCATGTTTTCTACGGTTATTTTTCCGCCCGTTCTTACTGCACGGAAGAGATCTAATTTACCCAAGCCGGGGTGGCCATCTGAAGCAAAGTACAATTTACCATCAGTTGACACAAAAGGAAACATTTCATCTCCTGCTGTATTGATGGCTTTTCCCATATTTACCGGATTCCCGAAACGACCTGAAGCATCAAGATTTACTCTATAGATGTCCAAACCTCCACTTCCCCCAGCTCTATTGGAGCTAAAATAGAGGGTTTTACCGTCAGAAGAAAACGCCGGGCAACCGTCATATGCCAGAGAATCAGAGGCAGTAATGCGTGTAGGTTCTGTCCAACCTGTACCGGAGACATATCTACTCATATATAGGTCTACATCGGGCGAAAGGTCTTTTCTTTTACCCGAGTTTCCTCTAGCAAAAACCATCATTTTCCCATCCGGAGAAAAGGCCGGAGAGCCTTCATTTCTGTCGTCAGCAAAAATGCTAGAACTAAAAAGTTCTGTTTGGCCCACCTTACCATCAGTAATCTTTGCTTTATAAATGCCTAAAAAAGGAAGATCATTGGAATAAATCTTTGTCTTTCTGGAAGCAGTAAAGACCAAATGTCCATTAAAAATAGCACCTGTAAACTCTGAACCTGAAGTGTTAACGCCTTCCAAATTCTTGAAGTCCTTCTCGCTATTTTTTTGGAATAACGACTCGGTCAATAAAAGAGCATTTAGCTCTCTTTGCACCTTTTCTGCCAATACCCTATCAGATGGATTCGTCCTTGCGAATGCAGAAAAATATTCTTTGGCCTTTTGATACTCACCTTTGGATTTATGCGCATATCCCAGGTAGTAATAGATCTCGGAAGCGGGATTAGGCAGAGCCAAAACCTTTTCGTAATAGGGTATACTTTCAGCCCAACGATTGGTTAAGCGAAAAGCATCTCCCGTTTTCTTCAGTAGATCTGCCTGATAAAGTGGGTCTAATTCTGTGACTTTAGAGAATTCCCGGATAGCAAGATTGTAGTGCCCATTCTCAAAACTGGCCAATCCTCTTTTATAGCTTTTCAACTGTCCATATGTACTAAAACATATCAGCCCGCAACAAATAAAAAGCGTAATCGCTGTCCTCATTCCTTTCTGTTTGGTTAACAAATATATAACGATAGTCCTTTTTTTATGTTGTCAGGGGGTAAAAAATGGATTATAAGGTAAAATAATTAAAATTTAAGCTAAATTTAATCTGGGCCAAACAAATACTCAATTTACTTATTTTCAATACTTTAAATATAAATATTCAAAGAAATACAGGGATTAATAGGCTTATGTTCTATGTCCAATAAATAAATAAAAAGGGCTTAAACTTGGAATATGATTTAAAACCAATACCTTTATGATGTTTTCGAGTTTTTACTTCGTTTGCAGGTCAATATTTGGATATGCTACGGCGTTTCAGCTCTATTTTTTTAATTTTTTATTTTTTTTCCAATGAACATTTTCGTAGCAAAGTTGAATTACGACACTACAGACGACACGCTTTTAGGAGCATTTCAAGAGTACGGAGCAGTAGATTCGGCTAAAGTCATTTTTGACAAGTTTACTGGCCGCTCAAAAGGCTTCGGTTTTGTAGAGATGCCAAACGATGCGGAAGCTCAGGCGGCAATCAACGGATTGAACGAGACTGAGCTAGATGGTCGTACCATCGTAGTAAAAGTTGCCGAACCAAAAGGAGAGAGACCACAGAGAAGAGAGAGATATTAAGAACTTTTGACTTCGAGAAAGCCTTCCCCTACGGGAGGGCTTTTTTTTTGCCTTATCTTTAACCATGAATCATACTTGTCCCTAATATTTGTGCATACACTTTCAGGCATAGTTTTTTCCTAGTACCCGAATGACCACTTCCTGTCATGGCTCACTCCTTCACCGCGCGAAGCAATTCATCACAACGAATACCCCCCCCAATATCTCAGTGGCTTACAGATGGATCAAGAGAATGAGCAATTAATGTTCATCTATTGGGAAATAAGTACATCTCATGGAAATGGTAGCTTACATGCTTTAATGGTTATAGCCTTACATTAATTGAAAAAGCATTTAACAATTATCAGTAGCTGAGCAGATAACACTCATCTATTGAGAATTACTTTCATAATTCTCAATTAGAAGGTTAGGCTTTTCATTCGTATTGGCCTTCCATTATTTGGAATGCATTTAACGATTATCAAGTAGCTAGACAGCTAACACTTATCTGTTAAGAATTACTTTCATAATTCTCAATTAGAAGGTTAGGCTTTTCATTCGTATTGGCCTTCCATTATTTGGAATGCATTTAACGATTATCAAGTAGCTAGACAGCTAACACTTATCTGTTAAGAATTACTTTCATAACTCTGAATTAGCAGGTTACGCTTTTCATTCGCATTGGCCTTTCATTATTTGGAATAGCATTTAAGGATTATCAAGTAGCTCGGCAGCTAACACTTATCTGTTAAGAATTACTTTCATAACTCTGAATTAGCAGGTTACGCTTTTCATTCGCATTGGCCTTTCATTATTTGGAATAGCATTTAAAGTTTATCAAGTAGCTAGGCAGGTAACACTTATCTGCTAAGAATAACTTTCATAACTCTGAATTAGCAGGTTACGCTTTTCATTCGCATTGGCCTTTCATTATTTGGAATGCATTTAACGATTATCAAGTAGCTGAGCAGGTAACACTTATCTGTTAAGAATAACTTTCATAACTCTGAATTAGCAGGTTACGCTTTTCATTCGCATTGGCCTTTCATTATTTGGAATAGCATTTAAAGTTTATCAAGTAGCTCGGCAGCTAACACTTATCTGTTAAGAATTACTTTCATAACAATGATAGAGTAGGTTACATTTTTCATTCACAATGGCCCTCCATTATTTGGAATGTATTTAACGATTATCAAGGAGCTAAATGATCAACACACATCTATTGAGAATTGATGTCACCATAGGAAAATGGCAGTTTAGGTCCTTTAAATGGCAATGGTTTACATAAATTGGAATTCATGTAACCGAATTAATGTCAAAAGGCTTAGCTGTTAATCTTCAAGGTAGTTTACTCTCGCGGAATCCAAATGGCAGTTGCACTTCAACAAATGCAAAATACCTTAACATCCATGACTTCGTATTGTAGATAACTATCATCGAAGGGCAGTTCATCAAATGCGAAATTTATGTTCACCACCTGTGATCGTGTAAAAAGCGCCGAGGAGTAGCGTAACAAACCAACTATTGTAAATATATAGGGGAGGGATTACCTCCCCTACATTAGGACAGAAGTTCTCTAATATCGACACTTAAACATTTTGCAATTCTATGCAAATGATCCGTATTGATGTATTTCACTTTATTGTTTTCTAGTCGGAACAAAGTGGCTGCGGATATCTTGGCATCAATATATAGTTCCTTCCTACTTATATTTTTGACTTCTCTAATTCTTTTTATGTTGTGTCCTATGTTTACAGTTAAGTTGATTTGATACATGACAGTAGCTACATTAGTTTCCTTAATAATTCAAAGTATTCTAATACCTCTTTATCATCATCTACGGGATTTTCCAACAGTCGCACCTTAATGGTTCTTTCCGGAATCTGGACCTTAATCTCTTCCGAAAATAGGCTAGCATATTTATATGTTATACCTATGATTCGTCGGCCCCTCTCCTTCTCTGCTGTTGCGCCGAAAGAGAATAATCTGGATGGGGTATGCTGATCAAAATCAACAAAGACGGTATCAGCATAGGATTCATCTACCTTATTTTTATATACATATGTTTCTCTATGCCTCTTTCCATCTATCTGCGATCTGATTAATTGAACTTCATCCAGGATGAAAGTATCCTGAAACTGAGCAATTCCAATCCCTTGCTCAATTTCTTTGCGCGAAACTCGTTTTGCTTCTGTGGAACTCGCCTCCTTTACCAGTCCTGTGTTCTGTCCCTCTAGATAGAAGTACCACTTCCACTTCCTGTTTTTTGTATCAGGTTGTAAAAAATCAAGAACATTATCTGCTGATAAAAAATAATGCGGAGTCTTACCCAAACGCATTTCATTTTTACCATAGAGATGAAATGTATCCACACTATGCTGAATCATCACTTTACCCTTCTCATCTGCAGTAGGCAAGGGAGAAGTTAATTCCAGATGAACCTCCTCATAGGTTCGATTTTTACAAGAGCAGTACCCAATTAGGACGATGACAAAGATTAGTTTAACCCACATTTAAATTAACATTTGGTGAAAAATCTCTAGAAGTGCTTAAAGGAAAACCTTTACAGACGTATTGTATTGTTAGATTTACATTTAAGGCCATATTTGACCAATACTGCCCTATAGTCGGATTAGAGCTTATGGTATGATAATTTAAAGAATATCCCACCGTTAATCCGGAGTGTGATAGGCCTTGGTGCTGCAAGCTATGCCACTTCCAAGGTTCGGAAGAAGAATTCCGCTTATGTACTCCCACCTCGTACGACCGAATAACATAGAGCAATCCTACTATTGCTTTCCAACTATACGTCCTGGTTCTCTCTAACTGCCCGGTAGTTAAGGGCTGATCATTTTCTAATTCCGAAGTAGCAAAAAAGTTCTCTGTTTCATCTACACATTCAGCTGTAGGGGAACTCTCTCCAGAACCTCCACCCCAGTCCTCAGTGGAAGCTTCTTGGTCATCTTCATCAATACAGAAATAATACAGATGTTCTTCTGAAGTGGTCCCATCCGTGTAATAGGTAATGGAGTAAACCTCCCAGCATTCCCGCTCTAAATTCCTACCCCTTTTGACCTTCCTTTGATTTCCAAAAACCTTACCCACCATCTTACCATCCTGAAAAACAAATCCGCTACTCACCTCAGAGTTAACGTCCCTTTTCAGCACTTTTCCAGTAAACCCCGGCAATGAATACTTGTCGAAATCACTCAACACATCCTTGATGGGTACACCTTTATCATTTTGAACTTGAAGTACAAATTCTTCTTTCCCGGCTTCAGATACAATCAAGTATTCATCTAAGCTTCTTGAAGATTCGACGGTTCTGGAAAATGGTACACCTACCTGAACCTTTCCCCAGCGATTGACAAGGGCTGTAGCCCTGTCCCATTGTAGATTCTGAACATATTTGGAGCTTCTGTGTAAAGAACGAGCCCTAGAAATGGTCTCCGCTCCATCTTCCATCACCTCTACCGAGGTACATGCATGACATCCTATAAATAGGATGATGGTATAAAGGGTGTTTTTCATAATGGTTGAAAGTTGAATGGGGAATTGTAATGCAAACGTAATAAAGGACTTATCTTACATCCAACAAAAATCTGATTGGGTAAATGTTAAAATCTGAAAAAGAAATTTCTTTAGATGAAAAAAATCTTGTCGATATGGTCCTTTGCTACA harbors:
- a CDS encoding OmpA family protein; translation: MKSYKRGLASFENGHYNLAIREFSKVTELDPLYQADLLKKTGDAFRLTNRWAESIPYYEKVLALPNPASEIYYYLGYAHKSKGEYQKAKEYFSAFARTNPSDRVLAEKVQRELNALLLTESLFQKNSEKDFKNLEGVNTSGSEFTGAIFNGHLVFTASRKTKIYSNDLPFLGIYKAKITDGKVGQTELFSSSIFADDRNEGSPAFSPDGKMMVFARGNSGKRKDLSPDVDLYMSRYVSGTGWTEPTRITASDSLAYDGCPAFSSDGKTLYFSSNRAGGSGGLDIYRVNLDASGRFGNPVNMGKAINTAGDEMFPFVSTDGKLYFASDGHPGLGKLDLFRAVRTGGKITVENMGLPYNSSMDDFGYLEDEYGNEYFTSNRSGGKGDDDIYYYLAPEEPKEEVVVNVPEKEKKVVNYFLAGEIVSEGKLLDSATLYVFKLDGGMETEYVEPITVKQGQFGPIKLEEDEDYILLAEKPNYLTKRENFTMYGRSIPEVLLTKPVTDTTFHVSIPLESIFVGKTFRLENIYYDLDKADIRPDAAIELDKLVQILKDNPGLKIELGSHTDARASEIYNLRLSQRRAESAINYIVNKGISRERLEARGYGESELIIPNAKTEAEHQQNRRTEFKVIEINSKQD
- a CDS encoding RNA recognition motif domain-containing protein, which translates into the protein MNIFVAKLNYDTTDDTLLGAFQEYGAVDSAKVIFDKFTGRSKGFGFVEMPNDAEAQAAINGLNETELDGRTIVVKVAEPKGERPQRRERY
- a CDS encoding helix-turn-helix domain-containing protein, coding for MYQINLTVNIGHNIKRIREVKNISRKELYIDAKISAATLFRLENNKVKYINTDHLHRIAKCLSVDIRELLS